A portion of the Hoplias malabaricus isolate fHopMal1 chromosome 1, fHopMal1.hap1, whole genome shotgun sequence genome contains these proteins:
- the polr1g gene encoding CD3e molecule, epsilon associated protein, with product MSSSDSEGDSHGDRRTAQEPRRVSQYECPADFVSYKYISSASELLDNSNNKELWLIKAPASFNPSSFEGLKVSLSGLETIPSTDSTTPQVYSVLSSSTGPSDFHLLSSNSQNTSVTAFSGILSISESYGDCSRNQGPVAIPATPAPSIPPGLRQRFQPFGSCTPAYITDNTALSSSSASKRAQPDPGESEEQTKKKKKKKKEKHSREENFEEVHIKQEQISYDYGEIQSQPQPGTNDTVERKKKKKVKKEKERWDGQDEVTVDASLVTKEEPVDASYGDIDCSVKKKKKKKKSRDE from the exons TGTCCCAGTACGAGTGTCCTGCAGACTTTGTGTCCTATAAGTACATTTCCTCTGCCAGTGAGCTCCTGGACAACAGTAACAACAAAGAGCTGTGGCTGATTAAAGCTCCAGCTTCCTTCAACCCCAGTAG TTTTGAAGGTTTGAAAGTGTCCCTGTCTGGCCTGGAGACGATCCCGTCAACTGATAGTACAACCCCTCAGGTTTACAGTGTTCTGAGCAGCAGCACTGGCCCTAGTGACTTTCATCTTCTCAGCTCAAATTCACAGAATACGTCTGTGACAGCATTTTCTGGTATTCTCAGCATCTCTGAGAGTTATGGGGACTGCAGCAGGAACCAGGGCCCGGTTGCCATTCCTGCCACTCCAGCTCCATCCATACCTCCAGGCCTCAGACAGCGGTTCCAGCCTTTTGGCAGCTGCACACCAGCTTATATAACAGACAACACCGCCTTATCGTCATCCTCGGCATCGAAGAGAGCACAGCCTGATCCAGGTGAGAGTGAAGAACagacaaagaagaagaaaaagaagaaaaaagagaaacacagcaGAGAGGAGAACTTTGAGGAGGTTCATATTAAACAAGAGCAAATCTCATACGACTACGGTGAAATACAAAGCCAACCGCAACCAGGAACGAACGACACTgtggagagaaagaagaaaaagaaggtgaagaaagaaaaggaaagatggGATGGACAAGATGAAGTGACAGTTGATGCCAGTTTAGTAACTAAGGAGGAGCCAGTAGATGCATCATATGGTGATATTGATTGTtcagttaaaaagaaaaaaaagaagaagaaatcaCGGGACGAGTAG